Proteins encoded together in one Aeromonas encheleia window:
- the cueR gene encoding Cu(I)-responsive transcriptional regulator, which produces MNISKVAKATGLTAKTIRYYESIGLIAAPVRSDNGYRSYNDGALRELRFVKRARETGFNLEECQELLALYRDEHRTSAQVKKLAQEKIVDLRARIQGLQAMLASLEEVVGCCHGDESPECPILDELDRG; this is translated from the coding sequence ATGAACATCAGCAAGGTTGCCAAGGCCACCGGCCTGACCGCCAAGACCATCCGCTACTACGAGAGCATCGGCCTGATCGCGGCGCCCGTGCGCAGCGATAACGGCTACCGCAGCTATAACGATGGGGCGCTGCGGGAGCTGCGCTTCGTCAAGCGGGCGCGGGAGACGGGCTTCAATCTGGAGGAGTGCCAGGAGTTGCTGGCACTCTACCGGGACGAGCACAGGACCAGCGCCCAGGTGAAGAAGCTGGCGCAGGAGAAGATCGTCGACTTGCGGGCCCGCATCCAGGGTCTGCAGGCCATGCTGGCCTCCCTCGAGGAGGTGGTGGGCTGCTGTCACGGTGACGAGAGCCCTGAGTGCCCCATCCTCGACGAGCTGGATCGTGGCTGA
- a CDS encoding GGDEF domain-containing protein — translation MTQSVTRQVRQAIMAQLYAHASFSLPCLALLALGWSLLFHDYLPAGEALGWLGLICLLLLARWWHLRWRRPRLAQIPLPVLERELFIGVTITSILWALGVLLYMDRLPDTYRAAMMMLASLILTGSAIMLFGCRRALYGAVLPLGLAMLFELGGGNEQERLVSCLLAGYLFVFLPTLLRRLRRDQVASLYHRFANADLVAELKTVSEHLRLTSRLDGLTGIANRAHLDDTLARAWRRCQRARAPLSLVLVDVDYFKQFNDLYGHQLGDDCLQQVACLLAEVLRREDDLAARYGGEEFALLLPCTGLQGAIQIAEQVRRALRSLGIPHQKSLVSGRVSCSFGVATLVPDPSLSTAELIQKADAALYQAKHNGRDRIEVALMGKVA, via the coding sequence TTGACCCAGAGTGTCACACGCCAGGTGCGGCAAGCCATCATGGCCCAACTCTATGCCCACGCCTCGTTCAGCCTGCCTTGTCTGGCGCTGTTGGCGCTCGGCTGGAGCCTGTTGTTTCACGACTATCTGCCGGCCGGGGAGGCGCTGGGTTGGCTGGGGCTGATCTGCCTGCTGCTGCTGGCACGCTGGTGGCACCTGCGCTGGCGCCGGCCAAGGCTGGCGCAGATCCCATTGCCGGTGCTGGAGCGGGAGCTGTTCATCGGGGTCACCATCACCTCCATCCTCTGGGCGCTCGGGGTGCTGCTCTACATGGATCGGCTGCCCGACACCTATCGCGCCGCCATGATGATGCTCGCCAGCCTGATCCTCACCGGCAGCGCCATCATGCTGTTCGGCTGTCGCCGTGCGCTCTACGGCGCCGTGCTGCCGCTTGGCCTCGCCATGCTGTTCGAGCTGGGGGGTGGCAACGAGCAGGAACGCCTCGTCTCCTGCCTGCTGGCGGGTTACCTGTTCGTGTTTCTGCCGACCCTGTTGCGCCGCCTGCGGCGGGATCAGGTGGCCTCCCTCTATCACCGCTTCGCCAACGCGGATCTGGTGGCCGAGCTCAAGACGGTGTCCGAGCACCTCAGGCTCACCTCCCGGCTGGACGGGCTGACCGGCATCGCCAACAGAGCCCACCTCGACGACACGCTGGCACGCGCCTGGCGTCGCTGCCAGCGGGCCAGGGCGCCCCTCTCCCTAGTGCTGGTGGACGTGGATTACTTCAAGCAGTTCAACGATCTCTACGGCCATCAGCTGGGGGACGACTGCCTGCAACAGGTGGCCTGCCTGCTGGCCGAGGTGCTGCGACGGGAGGACGATCTGGCCGCCCGCTACGGCGGGGAGGAGTTTGCCCTGCTGCTGCCCTGCACCGGCCTGCAGGGGGCCATCCAGATCGCCGAGCAGGTGCGCAGGGCCCTGCGTTCCCTGGGCATCCCGCACCAGAAATCCCTGGTCTCCGGCCGGGTCAGTTGCAGCTTCGGGGTGGCCACCCTGGTGCCGGATCCCAGCCTCTCGACCGCCGAGCTGATCCAAAAAGCGGATGCGGCGCTCTATCAGGCCAAGCATAATGGGCGGGATCGTATCGAAGTAGCCTTGATGGGTAAGGTTGCCTGA
- the pyrE gene encoding orotate phosphoribosyltransferase — MKAYQRQFIEFALEKQVLKFGEFTLKSGRKSPYFFNAGLFNSGRDLARLGRFYAAALMDAGIEFDVLFGPAYKGIPIASATAVQLVEQHDVDVPWCFNRKEAKDHGEGGNLVGSPLKGRIMLVDDVITAGTAIRESMDLIQANGASLAGVLIALDRQEKGKGELSAIQEVERDYGAHIIAIIQMGDLIKYLEEKQAEQPALAEQLAAMKAYRAQYGI, encoded by the coding sequence ATGAAAGCCTACCAGCGTCAATTTATCGAGTTCGCCCTGGAGAAGCAGGTTCTCAAATTCGGTGAGTTCACCCTGAAATCCGGCCGCAAGAGCCCCTACTTCTTCAACGCCGGCCTGTTCAACAGCGGTCGCGATCTGGCCCGCCTCGGTCGCTTCTACGCCGCCGCCCTGATGGATGCCGGGATCGAGTTCGACGTGCTGTTTGGCCCGGCCTACAAGGGGATCCCCATCGCCTCCGCCACCGCGGTGCAGCTGGTGGAGCAGCACGATGTGGACGTGCCCTGGTGCTTCAACCGCAAGGAGGCCAAGGATCACGGCGAGGGCGGCAACCTGGTGGGCAGCCCGCTCAAGGGGCGCATCATGCTGGTGGATGACGTCATCACCGCCGGCACAGCCATCCGCGAGTCCATGGATCTGATCCAGGCCAACGGTGCCTCCCTGGCCGGCGTGCTGATCGCGCTGGATCGCCAGGAGAAGGGCAAGGGCGAGCTCTCCGCCATTCAAGAAGTGGAGCGCGACTACGGCGCCCACATCATCGCCATCATCCAGATGGGGGATCTGATCAAGTATCTGGAAGAGAAGCAGGCAGAGCAGCCCGCGCTGGCCGAGCAGCTGGCGGCCATGAAGGCCTACCGTGCCCAGTACGGCATCTGA
- a CDS encoding thiol:disulfide interchange protein DsbA/DsbL translates to MKKVLFFLAAMLMIPMVHAAPEFKEGVNYDVVTQTGSAQPEVLEFFSYFCPHCAKFEPIAEDLKKNLPEGVPMKKNPVAFLGREMGPEMQRAYAVANLLNVEGKLTPAIFDKIHTQRQMPQSRADVKQIFVDNGVPAEEFDGAVDSFAVSGMVSQFDRNTESYNVRGVPAFLVNGKYMVKIESITSQEQFNQLVKYLLAKKD, encoded by the coding sequence ATGAAAAAAGTACTATTTTTCCTCGCTGCCATGCTGATGATCCCCATGGTTCACGCCGCCCCGGAATTCAAGGAAGGCGTCAACTATGACGTGGTTACCCAGACCGGCAGCGCCCAACCGGAAGTGCTGGAGTTCTTCTCCTACTTCTGCCCGCACTGCGCCAAGTTCGAGCCGATTGCCGAGGATCTGAAGAAGAACCTGCCGGAAGGCGTGCCGATGAAGAAGAACCCGGTGGCCTTCCTGGGTCGCGAGATGGGTCCCGAGATGCAGCGTGCCTATGCGGTCGCCAACCTGCTGAACGTGGAAGGCAAGCTGACCCCGGCCATCTTCGACAAGATCCATACCCAGCGTCAGATGCCGCAGAGCCGTGCTGACGTGAAGCAGATCTTCGTGGACAACGGCGTACCGGCCGAAGAGTTCGACGGTGCCGTCGACAGCTTCGCGGTCTCCGGCATGGTCTCCCAGTTCGATCGCAACACCGAGAGCTACAACGTGCGCGGTGTGCCGGCCTTCCTGGTCAACGGCAAGTACATGGTGAAGATTGAATCCATCACCTCCCAGGAGCAGTTCAACCAGCTGGTGAAGTACCTGCTGGCCAAGAAAGACTGA
- the rph gene encoding ribonuclease PH, with amino-acid sequence MSRPSDRSAAQVRPVTITRHFTKHAEGSVLVEFGSTRVLCTASVDTSVPRFLKGKGQGWVTAEYGMLPRSTHSRMNREAAAGKQSGRTLEISRLIARSLRAAVDLTALGEHSITVDCDVLQADGGTRTAAITGACVALVDALNWMVEKGLLKQSPLKHMIAAVSVGIFQGEAICDLEYLEDSAAETDMNVVMTEDGRIIEVQGTAEGEPFTHEELLAMLALAKGGIDDIIALQKQSLS; translated from the coding sequence ATGTCCCGTCCCAGCGATCGCAGTGCCGCGCAAGTGCGCCCGGTTACCATCACCCGCCACTTCACCAAACATGCAGAAGGCTCGGTACTGGTGGAGTTCGGCAGCACCCGCGTACTCTGCACCGCCAGCGTCGACACCAGCGTGCCGCGCTTCCTGAAGGGCAAGGGCCAGGGCTGGGTCACCGCCGAGTACGGCATGCTGCCGCGCTCCACCCATTCGCGCATGAACCGTGAAGCCGCCGCCGGCAAGCAGAGTGGTCGCACCCTGGAGATCTCCCGGCTGATCGCCCGCTCCCTGCGCGCCGCCGTGGACCTGACCGCCCTGGGCGAGCACTCCATCACGGTGGACTGTGACGTGCTGCAGGCCGACGGTGGCACCCGCACCGCCGCCATCACAGGTGCCTGTGTGGCGCTGGTGGACGCGCTGAACTGGATGGTGGAGAAGGGTCTGCTCAAGCAGAGCCCGCTCAAGCACATGATCGCGGCTGTCTCCGTCGGCATCTTCCAAGGGGAAGCCATCTGCGATCTGGAGTACCTCGAGGACTCCGCCGCCGAGACCGACATGAACGTGGTGATGACCGAAGATGGCCGCATCATAGAGGTGCAGGGCACCGCCGAGGGCGAGCCCTTCACCCACGAGGAGCTGCTGGCCATGCTGGCGCTCGCCAAGGGCGGCATCGACGACATCATAGCGCTGCAGAAGCAGTCGCTCTCCTGA
- a CDS encoding serine/threonine protein kinase has protein sequence MVDDMRFNYSDLNPDLIMDAIDLSGLRIDSGLIELNSYENRVYQFQDEDRRRFVVKFYRPGRWSRAQILEEHGFSARLNEAEIPVAAPLAFAGETLLEHQGYPFAIWQSVGGRQFEVDNLEQLEWVGRYLGRIHRIGASRPFHHRVRLDVESMLHEPRQLLAAGEWVPSGLAKQFFGVLDELIRHVCDAMTLDVAQISLHGDCHPGNILWRDGPMFVDLDDCRTGPAIQDLWMLLSGDRNEQLIQLDTLLAGYEEFMEFDPRELALIEPLRAMRIVHYMAWLARRWEDPAFPRHFPWFGTDHYWHQQIATLHDQLAALQAPPLSLTPGW, from the coding sequence ATGGTGGATGACATGCGTTTCAACTATTCCGACCTCAATCCCGATCTCATCATGGATGCGATCGATCTCAGCGGCCTGCGCATCGATTCCGGCCTCATCGAGCTCAACAGCTATGAGAACCGGGTCTACCAGTTCCAGGATGAGGATCGCCGCCGCTTCGTGGTAAAGTTCTATCGTCCCGGCCGCTGGAGCCGGGCCCAGATCCTGGAGGAGCACGGCTTCTCCGCCCGCCTCAACGAGGCGGAGATCCCGGTGGCGGCGCCGCTCGCCTTCGCCGGTGAGACTCTGCTGGAGCATCAGGGCTACCCCTTCGCCATCTGGCAGAGCGTGGGGGGCCGTCAGTTCGAGGTGGACAACCTGGAGCAGCTGGAGTGGGTGGGGCGCTATCTCGGCCGCATCCACCGCATCGGCGCCAGCCGCCCCTTCCATCACCGCGTCCGGCTGGACGTGGAGAGCATGCTGCACGAGCCGCGCCAGCTGCTGGCGGCCGGTGAGTGGGTGCCGAGCGGGCTGGCCAAGCAGTTCTTCGGGGTGCTCGACGAGCTGATCCGGCATGTCTGCGACGCCATGACCCTGGACGTGGCCCAGATCTCCCTGCACGGGGATTGCCACCCCGGCAACATACTGTGGCGCGATGGCCCCATGTTCGTCGATCTCGATGACTGCCGCACCGGCCCCGCCATCCAGGATCTGTGGATGCTGCTGTCCGGGGATCGCAACGAGCAGCTGATCCAGCTCGATACCCTGCTGGCCGGCTACGAGGAGTTCATGGAGTTCGACCCGCGGGAGCTGGCGCTGATCGAGCCACTGCGGGCCATGCGCATCGTTCACTACATGGCCTGGCTGGCCCGGCGCTGGGAAGATCCAGCGTTTCCGCGCCACTTCCCCTGGTTTGGCACCGATCACTACTGGCACCAGCAGATCGCGACCCTGCATGACCAGCTCGCCGCCCTGCAGGCCCCGCCGCTGTCACTGACGCCGGGGTGGTGA
- a CDS encoding YihD family protein, which produces MQCHRIEELLELLQPAWIKEQDLSLVQFVSKLAAEAGYDGALAELTDDMLIYHLKMRESDKQAMIPGLAKDHVPDFKEALLKARGIK; this is translated from the coding sequence ATGCAATGTCATCGTATCGAAGAGCTGCTGGAGCTGCTGCAGCCCGCCTGGATCAAGGAACAGGATCTCAGCCTGGTGCAGTTCGTCAGCAAACTGGCGGCAGAGGCCGGTTATGACGGCGCCCTGGCCGAGCTGACCGACGACATGCTGATCTACCACCTCAAGATGCGGGAGTCCGACAAGCAGGCGATGATCCCGGGCCTGGCCAAGGATCATGTCCCCGACTTCAAGGAAGCCCTGCTCAAGGCGCGCGGCATCAAGTAA
- the ccoG gene encoding cytochrome c oxidase accessory protein CcoG — MADQDKINIKDVTGDVTGTFNPNTFKAGDDRFNPGNSIYVRSQTGYWQRVRKAMGWFFVALFVTLPLLRYDGRQAVLFDLEHQQFHIFGATIWPQDLTLLAWVFMIAAFALFFVTTFLGRVWCGYLCPQTVWTFMFIWFEEKLEGSANKRRKLDAAPWSGEKLARKGTKHLAWLLLSLGTGLTFVAYFQDVFQLVPEFFTLQASGWVIFWVLFFAACTYGNAGWMRAIMCIHMCPYARFQSAMFDKDTYIVGYDSKRGETRGARSRKADPKALGLGDCIDCDLCVQVCPTGIDIRDGLQYECINCGACVDACDQTMDRMGYAPGLISYTTEHKLAHNVTQVARPKLLGYGLVMVIMLGVFVYNAMSIMPMGLDILRDRNQLFRENSEGLIENTYTLKILNKTLQPQTYQLDVEGLPEHQWFGPREVTLKPGEIFTLPVSVAVDPFNLKRPTLDIQFVLKREGAAEGDSKGTLRQASKFISRL; from the coding sequence ATGGCCGACCAGGACAAGATCAATATCAAGGATGTCACCGGCGATGTCACCGGGACCTTCAATCCCAACACGTTCAAAGCCGGCGATGACAGGTTCAACCCCGGTAACAGCATCTATGTGAGATCCCAGACCGGCTACTGGCAGCGGGTGCGCAAGGCCATGGGCTGGTTCTTCGTCGCCCTCTTCGTCACCCTGCCCCTGCTGCGCTACGACGGCCGCCAGGCGGTGCTGTTCGATCTCGAGCACCAGCAGTTCCACATCTTCGGCGCCACCATCTGGCCGCAGGATCTGACCCTGCTGGCCTGGGTCTTCATGATCGCCGCCTTCGCACTCTTCTTCGTGACCACCTTCCTCGGCCGGGTCTGGTGTGGCTACCTCTGCCCGCAGACGGTGTGGACCTTCATGTTCATCTGGTTCGAGGAGAAGCTGGAAGGCTCCGCCAACAAGCGCCGCAAGCTGGACGCGGCCCCCTGGAGCGGCGAGAAGCTGGCTCGCAAGGGCACCAAGCATCTGGCCTGGCTCCTGCTGTCGCTCGGCACCGGCCTCACCTTCGTCGCCTACTTCCAGGATGTGTTCCAGCTGGTACCGGAATTCTTCACCCTGCAGGCGAGCGGCTGGGTCATCTTCTGGGTGCTGTTCTTCGCCGCCTGCACCTACGGCAACGCCGGCTGGATGCGCGCCATCATGTGCATCCACATGTGCCCCTATGCCCGCTTCCAGTCCGCCATGTTCGACAAGGACACCTACATCGTCGGCTACGACAGCAAGCGCGGCGAGACCCGCGGCGCCCGCAGCCGCAAGGCCGATCCCAAGGCGCTGGGGCTGGGGGACTGCATCGACTGCGATCTCTGCGTGCAGGTCTGCCCGACCGGCATCGACATCCGCGACGGCCTGCAGTACGAGTGCATCAACTGCGGCGCCTGCGTCGATGCCTGCGATCAGACCATGGATCGGATGGGCTATGCGCCCGGCCTCATCAGCTACACCACCGAGCACAAGCTGGCCCACAACGTCACTCAGGTGGCGCGGCCCAAGTTGCTCGGCTATGGCCTGGTGATGGTCATCATGCTGGGGGTGTTCGTTTACAACGCCATGTCCATCATGCCGATGGGGCTCGACATACTGCGGGATCGCAACCAGCTGTTCCGCGAGAACAGCGAGGGGCTGATTGAGAACACCTATACCCTCAAGATCCTCAACAAGACCCTGCAGCCCCAGACCTATCAGCTGGATGTAGAAGGGCTGCCGGAGCACCAGTGGTTCGGCCCGCGCGAGGTGACTCTCAAACCAGGGGAAATCTTCACCCTGCCGGTGAGTGTGGCGGTGGACCCCTTCAACCTGAAACGGCCGACCCTGGACATCCAGTTCGTGCTGAAGCGGGAAGGGGCGGCAGAGGGCGACAGCAAGGGCACCCTGCGCCAGGCCAGCAAGTTTATCAGCCGGCTGTGA
- a CDS encoding heavy metal translocating P-type ATPase: MTMHIQLPISGMSCANCASRISTALNKLDGVQATVNFALEQAAIELSQDARLPEVLDSIEAQGYGYGSESLSFQISGMTCAGCSARLGKMLTALPGVLSADVNFSLEQARITLVPGAQTPASLRGQIEALGFGAQLAQGSASARRQQLQEREAQEAAIAHKALIQVVVSALLTLPLLVGMVAMAGLLPWHLPAWLELALATPVQFWIGARFYRGAWLALKNRSANMDVLVATGTSAAYFYSLYLLLTLGAAASGKLYFEASAIIITLISLGKLLEARARRSTQSAIRELMALRPETATVWRGEAWQSLSVDEVLRGDRLRVLVGERVPVDGKITSGESELDESILTGESLPVLRTLGDSVLGGAINRSGVLEIEATTVGEDSSLSKIIALVESAQMGKAPLQQLVDKVSAVFVPVVMAIALLTLLVWYAIGNDFGQALLAAVAVLVIACPCALGLATPAAIVTGTGVAARHGILIKDVDTLQKAHAIKALIFDKTGTLTQGKPVLASWSGTPAQLRLAAALQQASEHPLALAMREAVSGDALPQPDEVEVRVGAGILGKVAGHEVAIGNPSLLSALGISMPQQDEADGDGATRVWVAIDGVAVGIAALADTLRPESPAAIATLRQRGIACWLVSGDAPSPVAHIAAKLGLDGAFDSVLPAGKVAKVEALRAQVDGLVAMVGDGVNDAPALAAADVGIAMGSGSDVAMETASITLMRSDPRLVADAIDISAATWRTIQQNLFWAFVFNIIGIPLAAFGYLSPELAGAAMALSSITVLSNSLLLKRWQPKAASHAGTHSNI; this comes from the coding sequence ATGACCATGCATATTCAACTTCCCATCAGCGGCATGAGCTGCGCGAACTGCGCCAGCCGGATCAGCACCGCCCTCAACAAGCTCGACGGGGTGCAGGCCACCGTCAACTTCGCGCTGGAGCAGGCGGCCATCGAACTGAGCCAGGATGCCCGGCTGCCCGAGGTGCTGGACAGCATAGAGGCGCAGGGCTACGGCTATGGCAGCGAGTCGTTGTCGTTCCAGATCAGCGGGATGACCTGCGCCGGTTGCTCGGCCCGGCTCGGCAAGATGCTGACCGCCTTGCCGGGTGTCCTCTCGGCCGATGTGAACTTCTCCCTCGAGCAGGCCCGCATCACTCTGGTACCCGGGGCGCAGACGCCGGCCTCGCTGCGTGGGCAGATCGAGGCGCTCGGCTTCGGTGCCCAGCTGGCGCAAGGCAGTGCCAGCGCCCGCCGTCAGCAGTTGCAGGAGCGTGAGGCGCAGGAGGCGGCCATCGCCCACAAGGCCTTGATCCAGGTGGTTGTCTCGGCCCTGCTGACGCTGCCGCTGCTGGTGGGGATGGTCGCCATGGCCGGGCTGCTGCCCTGGCATCTGCCAGCCTGGCTGGAGCTGGCGCTCGCCACCCCGGTGCAGTTCTGGATCGGGGCCCGCTTCTATCGCGGCGCCTGGCTGGCCCTCAAGAACCGCTCCGCCAACATGGATGTGCTGGTGGCGACCGGGACCAGCGCCGCCTACTTCTACAGTCTCTACCTGTTGCTGACCCTGGGGGCGGCCGCCAGCGGCAAGCTCTACTTCGAGGCGAGTGCCATCATCATCACCCTGATCTCGTTAGGGAAGTTGCTGGAGGCGCGCGCCCGGCGCAGCACCCAGTCCGCCATTCGCGAGCTGATGGCGCTGCGTCCCGAGACCGCTACCGTCTGGCGCGGTGAGGCGTGGCAGAGCCTCTCTGTCGACGAGGTGCTGCGCGGCGATCGGCTGCGGGTGCTGGTCGGTGAACGGGTGCCGGTGGATGGCAAGATCACCAGCGGCGAGAGCGAGCTCGATGAATCCATTCTAACCGGCGAGAGCCTGCCGGTGCTGCGCACCTTGGGTGACAGCGTGCTGGGCGGGGCCATCAACCGCTCCGGCGTGCTGGAGATCGAGGCCACCACAGTGGGGGAAGACTCCAGCCTCAGCAAGATCATCGCCCTGGTGGAGAGTGCCCAGATGGGCAAGGCCCCGCTGCAACAGCTGGTGGACAAGGTCTCCGCGGTGTTCGTGCCGGTGGTGATGGCCATCGCCCTGCTCACCTTGCTGGTGTGGTACGCCATCGGCAACGACTTCGGCCAGGCGCTGCTGGCGGCGGTGGCCGTGCTGGTGATCGCCTGTCCCTGCGCCCTGGGGCTGGCCACGCCGGCCGCCATCGTCACCGGCACCGGGGTGGCGGCGCGCCACGGCATTCTGATAAAAGACGTGGATACCCTGCAAAAAGCCCACGCCATCAAGGCGCTGATCTTCGACAAGACCGGCACCCTCACCCAGGGCAAGCCAGTGCTGGCGAGCTGGAGCGGCACCCCGGCGCAACTGCGCCTGGCCGCCGCCCTGCAACAGGCGAGTGAACACCCGCTGGCGCTGGCCATGCGTGAGGCGGTCAGTGGCGATGCCCTGCCGCAACCGGACGAGGTGGAGGTGCGGGTCGGTGCCGGCATCCTCGGCAAGGTGGCGGGTCATGAGGTGGCCATCGGCAACCCCTCCCTGCTGAGCGCGCTCGGGATCTCGATGCCGCAGCAGGATGAGGCGGACGGTGATGGCGCGACCCGGGTTTGGGTCGCCATCGACGGCGTGGCGGTTGGCATCGCCGCCCTGGCCGACACCCTGCGCCCCGAGAGCCCGGCCGCCATCGCCACTCTGCGCCAGCGCGGCATCGCCTGCTGGCTGGTGAGTGGCGATGCGCCGTCCCCCGTGGCCCATATCGCCGCCAAGCTGGGGTTGGACGGGGCCTTCGATTCTGTGCTGCCCGCCGGCAAGGTGGCCAAGGTCGAGGCGCTGCGCGCCCAGGTCGATGGCCTGGTGGCCATGGTCGGGGACGGGGTGAACGACGCCCCGGCTCTGGCGGCGGCCGATGTGGGGATCGCCATGGGCTCAGGCTCCGACGTGGCGATGGAAACCGCCTCCATCACTCTCATGAGATCGGATCCGCGGCTGGTAGCCGACGCCATCGACATCTCGGCGGCGACCTGGCGCACCATACAGCAGAATCTGTTCTGGGCCTTCGTGTTCAACATCATCGGCATTCCGCTGGCCGCTTTTGGCTACCTCAGCCCCGAACTGGCGGGGGCGGCCATGGCCCTGAGCAGCATCACCGTATTGAGCAATTCCCTGTTACTGAAACGCTGGCAGCCCAAGGCGGCGAGCCATGCTGGCACTCATTCGAACATTTAA
- a CDS encoding YicC/YloC family endoribonuclease → MIHSMTAYARKEFKGDWGTAVWEIRSVNQRYLETYIRLPEQLRSLEPVLRERFRAKLQRGKVECNLRFEAAQAAASQLHINEELAKLIIDSANWVMKEAGQGQLNPVDVLRWPGVMAAAEQDMDAVATELLGGFDQTMEDFLASRASEGTNLKALIEQRLDGIQVEVKKVRVHLPQIIEWQRQKLTDRLTEAKVELDPARIEQEIVLLAQKIDVAEELDRLEMHISETIKIMKKGGACGRRLDFMMQEFNRESNTLGSKSINAEVTQSAVELKVLIEQMREQIQNIE, encoded by the coding sequence ATGATTCACAGCATGACCGCCTACGCCCGCAAGGAATTCAAGGGCGACTGGGGCACAGCCGTTTGGGAAATTCGTTCGGTCAACCAGCGCTATCTGGAAACCTACATCCGCCTGCCCGAGCAGCTGCGCAGCCTGGAGCCGGTGCTGCGTGAGCGTTTCCGTGCCAAGCTGCAGCGCGGCAAGGTGGAGTGCAACCTGCGGTTCGAGGCGGCCCAGGCTGCCGCCAGCCAGCTGCACATCAATGAAGAGCTGGCCAAACTGATCATCGACAGCGCCAACTGGGTGATGAAAGAGGCCGGTCAGGGCCAGCTCAACCCGGTCGACGTGCTGCGCTGGCCCGGCGTCATGGCTGCCGCCGAGCAGGACATGGACGCGGTCGCCACCGAGCTGCTCGGCGGCTTTGATCAGACCATGGAAGACTTCCTCGCCTCCCGCGCCAGCGAAGGGACCAACCTCAAGGCGCTGATCGAGCAGCGTCTGGACGGCATCCAGGTGGAAGTGAAGAAGGTACGGGTACACCTGCCGCAGATCATTGAGTGGCAGCGCCAGAAGCTCACCGACCGCCTGACCGAGGCCAAGGTCGAGCTGGATCCGGCCCGCATCGAGCAGGAAATCGTGCTGCTGGCCCAGAAGATCGACGTGGCCGAGGAGCTGGATCGCCTGGAGATGCACATCAGCGAGACCATCAAGATCATGAAGAAGGGCGGCGCCTGTGGCCGTCGCCTCGACTTCATGATGCAGGAGTTCAACCGCGAGTCGAACACGCTGGGCTCCAAGTCCATCAACGCCGAGGTGACCCAGTCCGCGGTCGAGCTGAAGGTCCTCATCGAGCAGATGCGCGAGCAGATCCAGAACATCGAGTGA